The DNA segment CCATGTAAGCGTGAATTTTAACAGTAAATATGGAATTATTTTTTTATGACATATTTTTTATTAGAAAATACCTTTATTTTAGATCGAATATATTTTCTTGTACGAAATGGTTTTGGCTCATTAATGAATCCGTTTTGATAAACTTCTATAGATGCATTGATAACTGCACCTGCAGTCATTAGTGACCCAATAACTTGAAGCCATATCAACATGATCATGAATGTTCCAATAGTTCCATACGTTTTTGCACCAAAAGCAAAGTATTCTACATAAATAGCAAATACTTGGGAAACCAACATCCAACCAATCGTTGAAATTGCTGCTCCAGGAAGAACACTTTTTAAGGTTACTTTTGCATGTGGAACAAAGTAATACAACACACAAAAAATAATAAATAGCACACTCACCGTTACGGGCCACCTTAGACTTTGAAACGTCTCACTAATCATTAAAGGCAATTCGAATACTGGAGTAATGTATTCTAATATCAATTGACCAAATCCGAAAATAATGACCAGTACCATAATACACAAAATTAGTGATGTCGTTAAAATTAGCGAAAATAATCGAATGATCACAATATTTCTTCTAGGCTCAACACCATAAGCTTTATTCATACTTACTTGCATCGCATTCATTCCTCGACTGGATGACCAAAGTGCTCCAATTACGGCAATAGATAAAATACCCCCACTGCTCTTACTAAACCAATTCATCAATAAGTTCTCTAATTGATGAAAAAAGTAAGTTGGGACAGCATTTTCTATATAAGGCAATAGTTCTGCGGCATCTAAGCGCAAGTAAGGCAGTACATTACTAACTACAACCATCACGGGGAAAATGGACAATAACAAATAATAACTAATAATAGCTCCTGAATTCCATACTTCAGCTTCCCGATATTTTTGAATGAGAATGACACCAAACTTTTTTACTACCCTTATTATTTCTTCTTTCTTTAATTCTAACTTGCTTAACTGACCTTTTGCCAACATATTTAAACCCCTTTTCGAAACCAAACCTCATTATACCTACTTGATTGAATAAAATAAAACAATTCTTTTTATAAAAAACAACTTATCAAATAAATCGTTTTATAATCGGCAACTGTGCCATCCCTTTCACACAAATGTAGCTGATACAAAAGATCATAGTAGTCAAAATTGGCACAGATAAAATTGGAGTCATAAACAGTGTGGTTACTCCTGTTTTCCATACAAGAAAGATAAGCAGTACATGAATCAAATAGATTCCAAATGAGTAGTTTGAAAATTCTGTAAGAACGCTCCTAAACAAGGTCGAAACACTCTTGAAATGCAATTTTTCTTTCGCTAATAAAAAGACAGCAGCACTCATAAAAAAGACATTTGGTGTCAAATATTGATAATGGAGATCAATATGCTTGCCTTGTTTTAATGATTCTATACTTGTTACTACAATCGTGCTTACCAACCCGGCCACTCCTAAAAGGTAAATCGCAACTTTGATCCATTTTTTCAAGTCATAATGAGCTAGGTAATAACCAGCAAAAAAATAGCCAACATATCCAAAAGTAATGTCTAAGTTAATGCCTCTTTCAGCAAAGGTTACCGTCGAACTTACAGGAAATTCATAATAGGAAGGTAATATAATACCGACATACCAACAAAAGGCAATTAGGTAGAGAATGATCTTTTTCTCTTCTGCAATTTTTCTTAAAAAGGGAATCATGACGTAAATCTCAATCATCCGAAAAAGAAACCATAAATGAAAATGCCCTTCCTTAAATGCCTCAACGATAACGCCCCACACTTCGGCATTGAATGTTCGATATTCATTCCAAGTAAAAAAGGCTGCATACAATGCTGACCAAAATATAAACGTTGTTACCAATCGGAAAATATTCTTTTGATAGAGTTTTTTAATCGAAAATGCTCGATTTGGATCTAAAAAAAAGATTCCGCTCAGCATGAAGAAAATTGGTACACTCATCCGAGCAAAACTATCGTAAATATTTAATACTTGCCACTGGTATGAATCAATTGCATACAATTCAAAATCGCGTGAGACAATGTGAATCGTAATCACTAAAAATGTAGCCGCTACACGAAGAATATCCGCATAAAGTACCCTTTCTTTCATTAGTTTTTTATCTCCTTTTAACTGTTTTATTTCCTCATTATTAGTATACCATCAAAAGAAACAAGAAAACGAGACAACCCTACATTTTCACATGAGGGTTGTCTCGTCTTCTTAGTTTTCTCAAATTTAATAATTTTCTAGATTAGTCTTTTTGTTCCGTCAAAATTTTTGGACCATCTTTTGTGATCGCTAATGTGTGTTCAAATTGACAACTTAATCCACCGTCTTTTGTGCGGGCAGTCCAACCGTTGTCATCCATTTTAGACTTCCATGTTCCAGTATTGACCATGGGTTCAATCGTAATCACCATACCTTCTTTTAAGCGAAGGCCTTTTCCAGCTTCCCCATAATGTGGTACAGATGGTGCTTCATGCATAGTGGGTCCAATCCCGTGTCCAACAAATTCACGAACTACAGAGAATCCTTCTGCTTCAACGTACGTTTGGATAGCATGGCCGATGTCGCCGATACGATTTCCAACTTGTGCTTGCTCAATCCCTAGGTAAAGAGCTTTTTTTGTTACTTCCATCAATTTTTCCGTTTCAGGAGTTCCTTCACCGACGATATAGCTCCAGCAAGAATCAGACATAGCTCCTTTTAAATTAACAACCATATCGACTTTGATCAAATCCCCATTTTTCAAAATTTCTTTTTTGCTTGGGAAGCCATGACAAATTTCATCATTCACGCTGACACATGTTGCATATTCATATCCTTCAAACCCAATTTGTTCTGGGATAGCTCCGTGTTCTTCAATATAATTGTGTGCAAATTCGTTGATTTCCCAGCTTGTAATACCTGGTTTGATAAAATCTCTTAAGGCTACATGGACATTCGCCAACAAAGCACCTGATTCATCCATTGCATCAATTTCACGTTGTGATTTTAGTGTAATCAATTTCGTTCCTCTTTTCTATTTAGTCATTCATATGAGTTTGTTTTTACTCTTCTATTCATTATAAGCTTAATTCTTAAAATTGTGAACCATTCTTCTGATTGATTAAAATTTATGCCTTTTCTCTCATAAATAAATGGTTTTAATTCTTAATTTTAGTGTGAATTAATCTTTAAAAGGCTTTCTATTTGAAAATTTCTTACTTTAGGGTTATTTTTATGCCGTTTTCCGTTATACTTTACTTTAGAACAATTAATGAGAGCGAGTGGTTTTTAATGAGTAAAAAAACAACCTATACCCCTAAAAAAAATACCAATAATCAGCTATATACGGTAACTGAACCAATGGAATTACTGCCTTTTCTATTAAGTATCATGAGTCACACAAGTCGTAATTCAGTCAAATCAATTTTAACCAGAGGCCAAGTGACTGTGGATGGAAAAGTAATAAAAAAACATAACCATCCTTTGCTTCCTAATCAAGTTGTCGCAATTCAATCCAATAAAGCAGCGATTAAAGAGACAGCTTTAGTTGGAATGACTATTCTGTATGAAGACGATGCGATTATTGTTATCGATAAAGAAGCTGGTTTATTGTCTATTGCTGCTAAATTCGCTCAAGAATTAACAGCACACCGTCAATTGATCAACTATGTCAAACAAGAGAATCACAACAACCGTATATACGTGGTTCATCGCTTAGACCGCGATACTTCAGGTGTAATGGTTTTTGCAAAAACAGAACAGGTCAAACAAGAGATGCAAGAAAACTGGAAAGACATCGTCAAAGAACGGATCTACTCTGTTTTAGTCGAAGGCATCGTTTCTGAAGATGAAGGCTCGATTAAGACGTGGTTAACAGAAAGCAAAGCGATGAAAGTTCATTCAGCTACCTATGATAATGGTGGGAAATTAGCCATTACCCATTACAAAAAAATACGGAACAACGATGAATTCACATTACTAGAAGCACGTTTGGAAACTGGACGTAAAAACCAAATTCGTGTTCATATGGAAACACTTGGTCACCCCGTTGCAGGAGACAAGAAATATGGCGCAACTTCTAATCCTTTAAAACGATTGGGTTTGCATGCCACTACATTAGCTTTGATTCACCCTACTAGCAAAGAACTGGTTCGGTTCCATTCAAAAGTGCCTAAAGTTTTCTTGATGCACTCAAAATAGTTCTATATTAATAAAAAAATAATAAAGCTTTGCTTTATCTCTCCTCTAGTTCAATGGTATGATAATTAAAATGTCTATATTAGTAAAAGGGTTTAAGGATGGTTGGCGATTATGGAGCATAAAAAAGTATCTGTATTAGGAGTTTCTTTTGACAATAAAACAAAAGAAACTTTCCTTGAAGAGTTAATGGATCGGGTCAACCACAAACAAAAATCTTTTGTGGTGACCGCTAATCCAGAAATTGTGATGTATGCAAAAAAAGATCCTGCTTATATGTCACTAATGAAAAAAGCGGACTATATTATTGCTGACGGAATTGGCATTATAAAAGGATCAAAAATATTAGGAACTCCAATTGTAGAACGAGTTGCAGGGTACGATTTAATGTTGGCTTTGCTTGAAGAAGCCAATAAAAAAGGCAGCCGAGTTTACTTGTTAGGCGCACAAGAAGAGGTTTTACAAAATACTGTTAAAACCGTGCGTGAACGCTACCCTTCTATCAATCTAGTAGGTGCTAGAAACGGCTACTTTGATTTTTCGGATGGTTCGATTATTGAATCGATTCAAGCGACACAACCAGACATGGTCTTTGTTGCGTTAGGTTATCCAAAACAAGAACAATGGATCCAACACTATATGACTACCGCTTCAAAAGGTTTGTTAATGGGCGTAGGCGGCAGCTTCGATGTTCTTTCAGGAAAATCAAAGCGTGCGCCAAAAGTATTTATTCAATTGAATATGGAGTGGTTGTATCGTTTAATTAAACAACCTTATCGATTGAAACGGATGATGGCCTTGCCTCACTTCTTACGCGAAGTAAGAAATGAAAAGAAACAATTCTCCAAAAAATAGTCCGAAAAAACTGAACAGATTTGTTCAGTTTTTTTTGCAAAATTTTTCAATAAAAAATCGAATGGAAATGAGGTTAGACAAGTATGAAAGTACTCCACATCAATGCGGGCTTAGAAGACGGTGGCGGAAAAAACCATATCCTTTCCCTGCTCTCTCAATTTGATCCTACAACGGCTGAACTGCTCGTTCTAGAAAATGGCATCATTGCGGATGAAGCTAAAAAGCTAGGGATCGTTGTACATGTTTTTGAGCAGCAATCACGTTATGATTTATCTATTTTGAAACGCTTGACTCAGTTCATAAATAACCAGTCTTTTGATATTGTGCATACCCATGGCGCACGTGCGAACTTTATTTTTTCTACGATTCATAAAAAAGTTGCTGCGCAGTGGCTCATCACAGTCCATAGCGATCCTACACTTGATTTTATGAACAGAGGCATCAAAGGAACATTATTCACTAAATTTAATCTAGCCAGTTTAAAAAAAGCGGATCACTTGATTGTAGTAACGGACAGTTTAATGAATCCACTGCTTCAATTAGGCATCAACAAAAATAAACTAACCATTATTTATAATGGGTTACAATTTAATCCGGATACAACTAAACCAGCAATGACGAATGATAAGTTCACTTTGACTTGCGTTGCTCGCTTGCATCCGATTAAAGGACACGAACGACTATTGGACAGTCTACATGCTGCTGACTTCACTAATTTCTCTTTAAACTTAGTTGGCGATGGGGAATTGAAAGGCACACTTGAAAAAAAGGTACAACAATTCGGTATGCAAGAAAATGTTCATTTTTTAGGCTTTTTAAACAAACCACAAGTAGAAGAAACCATTGCTCACTCGGATATCACTGTCTTAGCCTCTTCAAATGAAGGTTTTCCGATGGTTCTACTTGAATCAGCGAACCAAAAAGTGCCTTTTATTGCTACGGATGTCGGTGACGTCGCTCTCTTAGTGCCAGATAACAGCTATGGCTGGTGTGTTCCTGCCGATTCCGTAGAGTCGTTAACAACTGCTCTAAATGAAGCCTACGATGAGTGGGAAAATCATACCTTAGAAGCTAAAGGCGAGCGACTCTATCAATTGGCCTCTAATCAGTTTTCTCTTGACCGTTTTTATAAAGAAACGTTGTCTCTTTACGAAAAATTAGCGCAGCACTAATCCGCTATTTAATAAGTATACCCATTTCTTTTATTGCAGAACTTGCCTTTCCTTTGGTATACTCTGTTAAGGAAATACACACGCGTAGAAAAGGATGATAGATAAATGACCAAAGCTTTGATTGTCTTTGCAAGTTTAACCGGGAACACAGCAGAGTGTGCAGATATTGTAGAAGAAGCGTTAAAAGATTTAGGTGTGGATGTTGAAACAGTTGAATGCATGCAAGCTGAACCGGAAGATTTATTGGATGTCGACATCTGTATCATCGGTACGTACACTTATGGGAATGATGCAAATTTACCAGATGAATTCGTAGATTTTTATGAAGAACTGAGTGAAATTGATTTAACAGGCAAAATTTTTGGTACTTTTGGATCAGGAGATCATTTTTACGATAAATTTTGCCAATCAGTAGTTGATTTTTCCGATAAGCTAGCTTCGATTGGTGCAGTAGAAGGTGCTGAAAGTGTCAAAGTTGACTTAGATGCTAATGAGGAAGATGTTGAAAATCTAAAAGCTTTTGCTAAAGCGTTAGTGGAAAAAGCAGAGTCTGTAGCATAAAAAAACTTCCTCGCCATAATGACGAGGAAGTTTTTTTATGCTGTATAATTTGGAACATGTTGTACTAATACTTGGTTGATATAATCGGTTACGTCTTTTTCGTGGAACTTCAAGAAGCCTTGTGCAATTAACACAGCTGTACCATGAACTGTAATCCAAATATTCTTAAATAGTTTCATTTTTTCAGCTTTAGACAAGTCTTTAGTTCCTTCATTTTGTTTAAAAACTTCGATCATCTTATCCAATGAAATGTCATGCATTTGATCAGTGTCCAGTTGTGACTCAAAGAAAAGTGCTTTGAAAAAAACAGGTTCCTCTTTTGCAAAATAAACATAGTTCAAACACATATTGAGCAATGGATCTTCTGTGCGTTCTTTTGTATAAATAGTCTCATCGATATAGTTTTTAATTTTCACAACGAGTTCTTGTTTTAAGTCATCCATGTTTTTAAATTCTAGATATATAGGCTGCGTTGAGCAATCCATTTTTTTAGCAATGTTGCGTGCTGTAAAACCTTCAAATCCTTCTGTTTTAACAACTTGATAAGCTGTTTCAAGAATTTGTGATTTTAAAATTGTTTTCTTTCTAGCCATCTCAGTTCACCTCTTTTGCATCATTTACCAATAATTAGGAGACATTATAAACTATTTTCGAATGTTTCAACATCTGCAACCAACAGTTTTTGACTTCTCTTTTACAACTAACTGTCCAACCTCATCTAGAAATTGAGTTCAGTGCCAAACAGCATTATTCTTATGTTTGTGTTTAAAAACAATACTGTACCTGTCTTATTCGGATTCTCTCTCCAACAACCCTTAATTTATTCTATCACTATTGTGATTAAAAGAGAACTCTTTTGTACTGCAAAAACAAACACTTGTGCAGTATACGTTTGCATTATTAAATTGGTCTAGTCAAATGTACACTTAAAAAAAGATAAATATCCGAATGTTATTTATTGTCAAACTATTTTTGTTTTCCATTCTAAAAAAAGTTTTTTTCATGAAATTGTTTCTCTTTCTTTCGTATGCTATTATTGTCTAGTAAGAGTTTGAAACTGGACTAACTAGAAGTGTGTTTGATTGCTTTTAGTTTCTTTTGTTCCAACCTCATTTCGTATTATTAGGAGGAAAAAATATGGTATTGCCAAACTTTGAAGAAAATTTACAAAAATACGCTCATTTGCTTGTTAAATCAGGTATAAATGTTACAAAAGGACATACAGTCGTATTGCAAATCGATGTAGATCAAGCACCCTTGGCTCGTTTAATTACCAAAGAAGCTTATGCTTTAGGCGCTACAGAAGTTATTGTGAAATGGGCCGATGATGTCGTGAACCGTGAACAATTTATCGGAACACCTCAAGATCGTTTAACTGCTATTCCACAATATAAAATTGATGAATCATTAGACCAAATTGCTAAAGGAGCTAGCCGTATCAGTGTTCGTTCTTCAGATCCAGATGCATTATCTGGTGTAGATAGCGATAAAATCGCTGCTTATCAATCTGCAGCTGGAAAAGCATTAAGTGAACAACGTAAAGCGACTCAAGCAAATAAAGTTAGTTGGACAGTTGCTGCAGCTGCTGGCGCCAAATGGGCAGCTAAAGTATTCCCTGACTTACCAACTGAAGAAGAACAAGTTGATGCATTATGGGACGCTATCTTTAAAGCTGTTAGTCTTTATGACGCTGATCCTGTTGAATCTTGGGCTAAAAAAGATATCACGTTGAATGAAAAAGCTGAAGAATTAAACAAAGAACAATTTGTAGCCTTGCACTACACAGCTCCTGGTACTGATTTAACGGTTGGTTTACCTGAAGGTCATCGTTGGGAAGGTGCCGGTAGTGATAACGTTCGTGGCGAACGCTTCATGGCAAATATGCCCACTGAAGAAGTCTTCACTGCTCCTGACGCTAACCGCGTTGACGGTGTGGTTAGCAGCACTAAGCCATTAAGCTATGCTGGTAACACGATTTTAAACATGGAATTTACATTTAAAGACGGTAAAGTAGTAAATGTTACTGCTGAACAAGGCAAAGAGGTCTTGAAAAATTTAGTTGCGACAGACGAAGGTTCTGCACGATTAGGTGAAGTAGCTTTAGTTCCTGATCCTTCTCCTATCTCTCAATCCGGTATCGTATTTTTCAATACTTTATTCGATGAAAATGCCTCAAACCATTTAGCTTTAGGCTCTGCTTATGCTTTTAGTTTGATTGGCGGGACAGAAATGTCGGAAGAAGAATTAAAAGCTGCCGGTTTAAATCGTTCAACGGTTCATGTTGACTTTATGATTGGTTCTGACAAAATGGATGTGGATGGTATCCGCAAAGATGGTAGTACTGTTCCCGTTTTCCGTAATGGTGATTGGGCTTAATATAATAATTAATCTAGAGATACACAAAAAACGACGTGGCAATTGCCACGTCGTTTTTTGTGTATCTCTACTGTTTTTTAGTTAATCTTTTTTTACCAGACGAACAATTTTTCCTCGGACTCGTCTCTCTTCTTTTAAAACTTGTGTGATCCTGAAGGACACTGTATCGCCTTCTTTTATTTCTAAATGAGTCGGAATAGAACACAATGCATCTAAATTTGGTGCAATTCTTACAAAGATACCCCATTTTTTTATACTTCTGACATTTCCTAGCACAACTTGATTAGCTTCCATATCCTCTAAAGAAACAGAAACTTCATTTTTATATTTTACAATGGGTTCTACCCTCAAATTTTTATTTTCAGTAATACGATTAAACCTTACATTTATTGTATCCCCTATAGTTAAGACATCGCCAATTGTAGTATGGTCTTCTGCGAAATCTTTATTGAGCATTTGAACAGAGGTATTTCCAATTAAAAAGTAGGCTCCATAACGCAAGTTCTTGGTTAATTCAGCTTCGAATATTTTCCCTTTTTTTAATTCTTTATGTAGTAATTCAAATTCTTTTTCTTTTATTTTTTTTGCTGATCCTAGCATCCAACCTTCTTTTTCATTTATGCTGATTAGTTGAAACTGAATTTCTTCACCTACATAACGCATTAATGGCAGTTGATGCGTTTTAAATTCCAACTCATTCCGTTCAATAAAAATCGGAATCCCGTCTATTTCTACTTTTACGACATCACTAGCTAATTCTCCATCATATTGAGACGATAAAACGGTACTGGTCAATTCAACTTCTTGTTCAATCATATTATAATAAAATTCATAATCTATTGATTGATTCACTTCTGCATCGTTATTTAAAAAAACGTTTTCAATTCCTTCCAAAACTACAACATCTGTTGAGACTATATCCCTATTGTGATTTCCAATCCATTTTTTTACTAGATTCCTTATACCCATCCTTATTTTCTCACTCCTCAAAAATAATAAACAATTTGTTTAGTCGAACTTATTATAGCATACGTTTTTTAATTTTCATGTACTTTTTTTTATCCATTTAACGACTGTTCTCTTTTAAATCGTTTGAATTTTTGTTTAGGCACTATATCGCTATTTTCATTAGGAAATTATTGAACAATTGGTGACAAATTACTGATATGTCACCAATTGTACACTTCTTAATTCTACTGCTTTGTCTTTTACAGCTAGTTTTACTGTATACTAATAAGTGTACAAACTATTGTTTAAATGTTAGTTTTCATACGTAGATAATGAATATTACCATAATTTCAGGAGGAAACCTTATGCCACAAAAAGAAGTAGTCGATATTCGCATTATGCGTAGTAAGAAGGCTATATCTGAAACGTTCATTACCTTATTAAATGAACGCGATTTTAAAACAATTTCAATTACTGAAATTGTCAATAAAGCTGGTGTCAATAGAGGGACATTTTATAAGCA comes from the Carnobacterium sp. 17-4 genome and includes:
- a CDS encoding aminopeptidase, with amino-acid sequence MVLPNFEENLQKYAHLLVKSGINVTKGHTVVLQIDVDQAPLARLITKEAYALGATEVIVKWADDVVNREQFIGTPQDRLTAIPQYKIDESLDQIAKGASRISVRSSDPDALSGVDSDKIAAYQSAAGKALSEQRKATQANKVSWTVAAAAGAKWAAKVFPDLPTEEEQVDALWDAIFKAVSLYDADPVESWAKKDITLNEKAEELNKEQFVALHYTAPGTDLTVGLPEGHRWEGAGSDNVRGERFMANMPTEEVFTAPDANRVDGVVSSTKPLSYAGNTILNMEFTFKDGKVVNVTAEQGKEVLKNLVATDEGSARLGEVALVPDPSPISQSGIVFFNTLFDENASNHLALGSAYAFSLIGGTEMSEEELKAAGLNRSTVHVDFMIGSDKMDVDGIRKDGSTVPVFRNGDWA
- the map gene encoding type I methionyl aminopeptidase, which codes for MITLKSQREIDAMDESGALLANVHVALRDFIKPGITSWEINEFAHNYIEEHGAIPEQIGFEGYEYATCVSVNDEICHGFPSKKEILKNGDLIKVDMVVNLKGAMSDSCWSYIVGEGTPETEKLMEVTKKALYLGIEQAQVGNRIGDIGHAIQTYVEAEGFSVVREFVGHGIGPTMHEAPSVPHYGEAGKGLRLKEGMVITIEPMVNTGTWKSKMDDNGWTARTKDGGLSCQFEHTLAITKDGPKILTEQKD
- a CDS encoding acyltransferase; amino-acid sequence: MKERVLYADILRVAATFLVITIHIVSRDFELYAIDSYQWQVLNIYDSFARMSVPIFFMLSGIFFLDPNRAFSIKKLYQKNIFRLVTTFIFWSALYAAFFTWNEYRTFNAEVWGVIVEAFKEGHFHLWFLFRMIEIYVMIPFLRKIAEEKKIILYLIAFCWYVGIILPSYYEFPVSSTVTFAERGINLDITFGYVGYFFAGYYLAHYDLKKWIKVAIYLLGVAGLVSTIVVTSIESLKQGKHIDLHYQYLTPNVFFMSAAVFLLAKEKLHFKSVSTLFRSVLTEFSNYSFGIYLIHVLLIFLVWKTGVTTLFMTPILSVPILTTMIFCISYICVKGMAQLPIIKRFI
- a CDS encoding TetR/AcrR family transcriptional regulator, with the translated sequence MARKKTILKSQILETAYQVVKTEGFEGFTARNIAKKMDCSTQPIYLEFKNMDDLKQELVVKIKNYIDETIYTKERTEDPLLNMCLNYVYFAKEEPVFFKALFFESQLDTDQMHDISLDKMIEVFKQNEGTKDLSKAEKMKLFKNIWITVHGTAVLIAQGFLKFHEKDVTDYINQVLVQHVPNYTA
- a CDS encoding S1 RNA-binding domain-containing protein, producing the protein MGIRNLVKKWIGNHNRDIVSTDVVVLEGIENVFLNNDAEVNQSIDYEFYYNMIEQEVELTSTVLSSQYDGELASDVVKVEIDGIPIFIERNELEFKTHQLPLMRYVGEEIQFQLISINEKEGWMLGSAKKIKEKEFELLHKELKKGKIFEAELTKNLRYGAYFLIGNTSVQMLNKDFAEDHTTIGDVLTIGDTINVRFNRITENKNLRVEPIVKYKNEVSVSLEDMEANQVVLGNVRSIKKWGIFVRIAPNLDALCSIPTHLEIKEGDTVSFRITQVLKEERRVRGKIVRLVKKD
- a CDS encoding RluA family pseudouridine synthase, translating into MSKKTTYTPKKNTNNQLYTVTEPMELLPFLLSIMSHTSRNSVKSILTRGQVTVDGKVIKKHNHPLLPNQVVAIQSNKAAIKETALVGMTILYEDDAIIVIDKEAGLLSIAAKFAQELTAHRQLINYVKQENHNNRIYVVHRLDRDTSGVMVFAKTEQVKQEMQENWKDIVKERIYSVLVEGIVSEDEGSIKTWLTESKAMKVHSATYDNGGKLAITHYKKIRNNDEFTLLEARLETGRKNQIRVHMETLGHPVAGDKKYGATSNPLKRLGLHATTLALIHPTSKELVRFHSKVPKVFLMHSK
- a CDS encoding YihY/virulence factor BrkB family protein; translation: MLAKGQLSKLELKKEEIIRVVKKFGVILIQKYREAEVWNSGAIISYYLLLSIFPVMVVVSNVLPYLRLDAAELLPYIENAVPTYFFHQLENLLMNWFSKSSGGILSIAVIGALWSSSRGMNAMQVSMNKAYGVEPRRNIVIIRLFSLILTTSLILCIMVLVIIFGFGQLILEYITPVFELPLMISETFQSLRWPVTVSVLFIIFCVLYYFVPHAKVTLKSVLPGAAISTIGWMLVSQVFAIYVEYFAFGAKTYGTIGTFMIMLIWLQVIGSLMTAGAVINASIEVYQNGFINEPKPFRTRKYIRSKIKVFSNKKYVIKK
- a CDS encoding glycosyltransferase, with product MKVLHINAGLEDGGGKNHILSLLSQFDPTTAELLVLENGIIADEAKKLGIVVHVFEQQSRYDLSILKRLTQFINNQSFDIVHTHGARANFIFSTIHKKVAAQWLITVHSDPTLDFMNRGIKGTLFTKFNLASLKKADHLIVVTDSLMNPLLQLGINKNKLTIIYNGLQFNPDTTKPAMTNDKFTLTCVARLHPIKGHERLLDSLHAADFTNFSLNLVGDGELKGTLEKKVQQFGMQENVHFLGFLNKPQVEETIAHSDITVLASSNEGFPMVLLESANQKVPFIATDVGDVALLVPDNSYGWCVPADSVESLTTALNEAYDEWENHTLEAKGERLYQLASNQFSLDRFYKETLSLYEKLAQH
- a CDS encoding WecB/TagA/CpsF family glycosyltransferase, encoding MEHKKVSVLGVSFDNKTKETFLEELMDRVNHKQKSFVVTANPEIVMYAKKDPAYMSLMKKADYIIADGIGIIKGSKILGTPIVERVAGYDLMLALLEEANKKGSRVYLLGAQEEVLQNTVKTVRERYPSINLVGARNGYFDFSDGSIIESIQATQPDMVFVALGYPKQEQWIQHYMTTASKGLLMGVGGSFDVLSGKSKRAPKVFIQLNMEWLYRLIKQPYRLKRMMALPHFLREVRNEKKQFSKK
- a CDS encoding flavodoxin, producing MTKALIVFASLTGNTAECADIVEEALKDLGVDVETVECMQAEPEDLLDVDICIIGTYTYGNDANLPDEFVDFYEELSEIDLTGKIFGTFGSGDHFYDKFCQSVVDFSDKLASIGAVEGAESVKVDLDANEEDVENLKAFAKALVEKAESVA